The following are encoded in a window of Castanea sativa cultivar Marrone di Chiusa Pesio chromosome 5, ASM4071231v1 genomic DNA:
- the LOC142633427 gene encoding uncharacterized protein LOC142633427 isoform X1, whose protein sequence is MDYESVDAVALKSDGTNYLLWSYMMRNFEIEGELWDYVSGSATRPDPKDKNYINLIKNWESMNATALYFINFYVDCSLRKRLDHIKSAKDAWDYLAGLYAHGDESNLAKTYRLEREIEAVKRSGFPLTGLYCFLQCYWQQLDEMEPKELSDLESYKKYREESRLVELLMALPDTFDEDIRKSMLERSPLPTVPEAVRELLFVEPGLTYDKFSSLSLDDKDFPAKKMNNDQTKRSNGSQKDSPQFGGCQPSIQDPIQQSDKDYQPSSSSSRLASSLTPDNNQPALSTDQFRSMINIMNQVKSDLFGRSPLESGMYLPPARKRLLVQDPIQKSDKDYRPSFYLLRLASSLTPDNNQPALSTDQCDLHKSILKSQLESELSGQSPLECGIYVPPFRREKNCLSMVSSTVKILSYNVWFGDLEIHKRMEALGELIQLHSPDIICFQEVTLDIYDIFKVSSWWNTYNCSVSHQMASTRRYFCMQLSKLPVKSFSCKPFSNSTMLRELCMAEIEVRGKLLTVATSHLESPCPAPPKWDQMHSEERIAQAKEAVNLLKKFPNVVFCGDMNWDEKSDGKFPLSDGWIDAWADLRPGENGWTYDTVSNPMLSYNRPLQKRLDRFICNLCDFKLSAVNMIGMEAIPGVSYMKEKKVRKWVRKLMLPVLPSDHYGLLLGVNIQ, encoded by the exons ATGGATTATGAGTCGGTAGATGCTGTTGCACTCAAATCGGATGGAACTAATTATCTACTGTGGTCATATATGATGCGTAATTTCGAGATTGAAGGAGAACTGTGGGACTATGTAAGTGGGTCAGCGACTCGTCCTGACCCCAAAgataaaaattacataaatttgatTAAGAATTGGGAATCTATGAATGCAACGGCTCTgtattttatcaacttttatgtTGATTGTTCCCTTAGGAAACGTTTGGATCATATTAAGTCTGCTAAGGATGCATGGGACTACTTGGCAGGGTTGTATGCCCACGGTGATGAGTCGAATTTGGCTAAAACGTATCGGTTGGAGAGGGAAATTGAGGCAGTGAAACGAAGTGGTTTTCCCCTTACTGGATTATATTGTTTTTTGCAATGTTATTGGCAGCAATTAGATGAGATGGAGCCAAAGGAATTGAGTGATTTAGAGAGTTACAAGAAATACCGTGAAGAGTCTCGGCTGGTTGAGCTTCTCATGGCTTTACCAGATACATTTGATGAGGATATTAGAAAGTCTATGCTGGAACGTTCCCCTCTACCAACTGTTCCTGAAGCTGTGCGAGAGTTGCTATTTGTGGAGCCTGGACTAACATATGATAAATTTTCATCTCTATCATTAGATGACAAAGATTTTCCTGCCAAGAAGATGAACAATGATCAGACAAAGAGAAGCAATGGAAGTCAAAAGGATTCTCCCCAATTTGGTGGATGTCAGCCATCTATCCAGGATCCTATCCAGCAGTCAGACAAAGACTATCAGCCATCTTCCTCTTCGTCTAGGCTTGCATCATCCTTGACGCCAGATAACAATCAACCTGCTCTCTCCACTGACCAGTTTCGATCCATGATTAACATTATGAATCAAGTAAAATCTGATTTATTTGGTCGATCTCCACTAGAGAGTGGCATGTATCTGCCTCCTGCAAGAAAACGTTTGTTAGTCCAGGATCCTATCCAGAAGTCAGACAAAGACTATCGGCCATCTTTCTATTTGTTGAGGCTTGCATCATCTTTGACGCCAGATAACAATCAACCTGCTCTGTCTACTGACCAGTGTGATCTTCATAAATCCATACTTAAGTCTCAACTGGAATCTGAGCTTTCTGGTCAATCTCCACTAGAATGTGGCATATATGTGCCTCCGTTCAGAAGAG AGAAAAATTGTTTGAGCATGGTTTCAAGTACAGTGAAAATTTTGAGTTACAATGTGTGGTTCGGAGATTTGGAGATACATAAGAGGATGGAGGCTCTTGGTGAACTTATTCAATTGCATTCTCCTGATATCATTTGTTTCCAG GAGGTTACACTTGATATATATGACATTTTTAAGGTATCAAGCTGGTGGAACACATATAATTGCTCAGTTTCACATCAAATGGCCAGTACAAGAAGATATTTCTGCATGCAG TTGAGCAAACTTCCAGTAAAATCCTTCAGCTGCAAACCGTTCAGCAATTCTACAATGCTGAGAGAACTGTGCATGGCAGAGATTGAAGTAAGGGGGAAATTGTTGACTGTAGCCACAAGCCATCTTGAGAGCCCCTGCCCTGCCCCTCCTAAATGGGATCAAATGCACAGTGAGGAACGTATAGCTCAGGCAAAGGAGGCTGTTAACCTTCTTAAGAAATTTCCAAATGTGGTCTTTTGTGGTGACATGAATTGGGATGAAAAATCGGATGGAAAGTTTCCTTTATCTGATGGATGGATTGATGCCTGGGCAGATTTAAGGCCCGGTGAAAATGGATGGACATATGATACTGTGTCCAATCCAATGTTGTCTTATAACCGGCCTTTGCAAAAGCGGCTAGATAGATTTATTTGCAATCTGTGTGATTTCAAATTAAGTGCAGTCAACATGATAGGAATGGAGGCTATACCAGGAGTGTCATATATGAAGGAGAAGAAGGTAAGAAAATGGGTCCGAAAGTTGATGCTTCCTGTATTGCCTAGTGATCATTATGGCTTGCTCTTAGGGGTTAATATCCAGTAA
- the LOC142633427 gene encoding uncharacterized protein LOC142633427 isoform X2, protein MDYESVDAVALKSDGTNYLLWSYMMRNFEIEGELWDYVSGSATRPDPKDKNYINLIKNWESMNATALYFINFYVDCSLRKRLDHIKSAKDAWDYLAGLYAHGDESNLAKTYRLEREIEAVKRSGFPLTGLYCFLQCYWQQLDEMEPKELSDLESYKKYREESRLVELLMALPDTFDEDIRKSMLERSPLPTVPEAVRELLFVEPGLTYDKFSSLSLDDKDFPAKKMNNDQTKRSNGSQKDSPQFGGCQPSIQDPIQQSDKDYQPSSSSSRLASSLTPDNNQPALSTDQFRSMINIMNQVKSDLFGRSPLESGMYLPPARKRLLVQDPIQKSDKDYRPSFYLLRLASSLTPDNNQPALSTDQCDLHKSILKSQLESELSGQSPLECGIYVPPFRREKNCLSMVSSTVKILSYNVWFGDLEIHKRMEALGELIQLHSPDIICFQVSSWWNTYNCSVSHQMASTRRYFCMQLSKLPVKSFSCKPFSNSTMLRELCMAEIEVRGKLLTVATSHLESPCPAPPKWDQMHSEERIAQAKEAVNLLKKFPNVVFCGDMNWDEKSDGKFPLSDGWIDAWADLRPGENGWTYDTVSNPMLSYNRPLQKRLDRFICNLCDFKLSAVNMIGMEAIPGVSYMKEKKVRKWVRKLMLPVLPSDHYGLLLGVNIQ, encoded by the exons ATGGATTATGAGTCGGTAGATGCTGTTGCACTCAAATCGGATGGAACTAATTATCTACTGTGGTCATATATGATGCGTAATTTCGAGATTGAAGGAGAACTGTGGGACTATGTAAGTGGGTCAGCGACTCGTCCTGACCCCAAAgataaaaattacataaatttgatTAAGAATTGGGAATCTATGAATGCAACGGCTCTgtattttatcaacttttatgtTGATTGTTCCCTTAGGAAACGTTTGGATCATATTAAGTCTGCTAAGGATGCATGGGACTACTTGGCAGGGTTGTATGCCCACGGTGATGAGTCGAATTTGGCTAAAACGTATCGGTTGGAGAGGGAAATTGAGGCAGTGAAACGAAGTGGTTTTCCCCTTACTGGATTATATTGTTTTTTGCAATGTTATTGGCAGCAATTAGATGAGATGGAGCCAAAGGAATTGAGTGATTTAGAGAGTTACAAGAAATACCGTGAAGAGTCTCGGCTGGTTGAGCTTCTCATGGCTTTACCAGATACATTTGATGAGGATATTAGAAAGTCTATGCTGGAACGTTCCCCTCTACCAACTGTTCCTGAAGCTGTGCGAGAGTTGCTATTTGTGGAGCCTGGACTAACATATGATAAATTTTCATCTCTATCATTAGATGACAAAGATTTTCCTGCCAAGAAGATGAACAATGATCAGACAAAGAGAAGCAATGGAAGTCAAAAGGATTCTCCCCAATTTGGTGGATGTCAGCCATCTATCCAGGATCCTATCCAGCAGTCAGACAAAGACTATCAGCCATCTTCCTCTTCGTCTAGGCTTGCATCATCCTTGACGCCAGATAACAATCAACCTGCTCTCTCCACTGACCAGTTTCGATCCATGATTAACATTATGAATCAAGTAAAATCTGATTTATTTGGTCGATCTCCACTAGAGAGTGGCATGTATCTGCCTCCTGCAAGAAAACGTTTGTTAGTCCAGGATCCTATCCAGAAGTCAGACAAAGACTATCGGCCATCTTTCTATTTGTTGAGGCTTGCATCATCTTTGACGCCAGATAACAATCAACCTGCTCTGTCTACTGACCAGTGTGATCTTCATAAATCCATACTTAAGTCTCAACTGGAATCTGAGCTTTCTGGTCAATCTCCACTAGAATGTGGCATATATGTGCCTCCGTTCAGAAGAG AGAAAAATTGTTTGAGCATGGTTTCAAGTACAGTGAAAATTTTGAGTTACAATGTGTGGTTCGGAGATTTGGAGATACATAAGAGGATGGAGGCTCTTGGTGAACTTATTCAATTGCATTCTCCTGATATCATTTGTTTCCAG GTATCAAGCTGGTGGAACACATATAATTGCTCAGTTTCACATCAAATGGCCAGTACAAGAAGATATTTCTGCATGCAG TTGAGCAAACTTCCAGTAAAATCCTTCAGCTGCAAACCGTTCAGCAATTCTACAATGCTGAGAGAACTGTGCATGGCAGAGATTGAAGTAAGGGGGAAATTGTTGACTGTAGCCACAAGCCATCTTGAGAGCCCCTGCCCTGCCCCTCCTAAATGGGATCAAATGCACAGTGAGGAACGTATAGCTCAGGCAAAGGAGGCTGTTAACCTTCTTAAGAAATTTCCAAATGTGGTCTTTTGTGGTGACATGAATTGGGATGAAAAATCGGATGGAAAGTTTCCTTTATCTGATGGATGGATTGATGCCTGGGCAGATTTAAGGCCCGGTGAAAATGGATGGACATATGATACTGTGTCCAATCCAATGTTGTCTTATAACCGGCCTTTGCAAAAGCGGCTAGATAGATTTATTTGCAATCTGTGTGATTTCAAATTAAGTGCAGTCAACATGATAGGAATGGAGGCTATACCAGGAGTGTCATATATGAAGGAGAAGAAGGTAAGAAAATGGGTCCGAAAGTTGATGCTTCCTGTATTGCCTAGTGATCATTATGGCTTGCTCTTAGGGGTTAATATCCAGTAA